The following coding sequences are from one Salvia hispanica cultivar TCC Black 2014 chromosome 3, UniMelb_Shisp_WGS_1.0, whole genome shotgun sequence window:
- the LOC125211828 gene encoding FT-interacting protein 1-like: MNPLDDYRIKDTKPRLGERWPHGGSGNRSWICGDKISTTYDLVEQMFYLYVRVVKARDLPTNPDPYVEVKLGNYRGKTQRFDNKTSPEWNQVFAFSKHKIHSSTLEVSVRDKETLGRDDFLGRVQFDLNEIPTRLPPDSPLAPQWYRLEDRHRLLRGELMLAVWIGSQADEAFPEAWHSDAAAVHGDGVFSVRSKVYVSPKLWYLRVHVIEAQDVEGEDRSQPPPAVFVKGVVGNQVGKTKIFPNRTANPVWNEDLLFVVAEPFEDVLIVTVESKVAPTRDEVVGRMSVSMNALERRMDHRPVHSRWFNLDRFGMGDYMEGKGPKFSTRIHLRACLEGGYHVLDESTLYISDQRPTTRQLWKQPIGILEVGILSANGLLPMKVRDGRGTTDAYCVAKYGHKWVRTRTVVESFSPKWNEQYTWEVYDPCTVVTLGVLDNCHLAGGNGRDSRIGKVRIRLSTLETDKIYTHSYPLLVLQPSGLKKMGELHLAFRFTCISLTQIIYLYSRPLLPKMHYIQPFTISQLDKLRNEAMKIVASRLGRAEPPLRKEVVEYMLDVDSHMWSMRRSKANFFRIASFFSGLIATSRWITQVCQWKNPITTVLVHVLLCILVCYPELILPTGFLYMFFIAVWNFRLRASHPPHMDTKMSWAEGVHPDELDEEFDTFPTSRPQDVVRMRYDRVRSVAGRIQTVAGDMATQGERFLALLSWRDPRATTIFLLVCLCAAVVLFVTPFKIVTLLVGLFLLRHPRFRSKMPSAPSSFFRRLPARTDSML; encoded by the coding sequence aTGAATCCCCTCGACGACTACCGAATCAAAGACACAAAGCCGCGGCTCGGCGAGCGCTGGCCCCACGGCGGCAGCGGCAACCGGAGCTGGATCTGCGGCGACAAGATCAGCACCACCTACGACCTGGTCGAGCAGATGTTCTACCTCTACGTCCGCGTCGTCAAAGCCCGCGACCTCCCCACCAACCCCGACCCCTACGTCGAGGTCAAGCTCGGCAACTACAGGGGCAAAACGCAGCGTTTCGACAACAAAACCTCGCCCGAATGGAACCAGGTCTTCGCCTTCTCCAAACACAAAATCCACTCCTCCACCCTCGAAGTCTCGGTCCGCGACAAGGAGACGCTCGGCAGAGACGACTTCCTCGGCCGAGTTCAATTCGATCTCAATGAGATCCCCACGAGGCTCCCTCCCGACAGCCCCCTCGCCCCGCAGTGGTACCGCCTCGAGGACCGCCACCGCCTCCTCCGAGGGGAACTCATGCTCGCGGTCTGGATCGGATCGCAAGCGGACGAGGCCTTCCCCGAGGCGTGGCATTCGGACGCCGCCGCCGTGCATGGCGACGGAGTTTTCAGCGTCCGGTCCAAGGTGTACGTTTCGCCTAAGCTGTGGTACCTCCGGGTCCACGTCATCGAGGCGCAGGACGTGGAGGGGGAGGACCGGAGCCAGCCTCCGCCGGCTGTGTTTGTGAAGGGTGTGGTTGGGAATCAGGTTGGGAAGACTAAGATTTTCCCGAACCGGACCGCGAACCCGGTTTGGAACGAGGATTTGTTGTTCGTTGTCGCGGAGCCTTTCGAGGATGTTTTGATTGTGACGGTAGAGAGTAAGGTGGCCCCCACGCGGGACGAGGTGGTCGGGAGGATGAGCGTCTCGATGAACGCGCTGGAGCGGCGGATGGACCACCGGCCGGTCCACTCGCGCTGGTTTAATTTGGACCGGTTCGGGATGGGGGATTACATGGAGGGGAAGGGGCCGAAATTCTCGACGAGGATCCATTTGAGGGCATGTCTGGAGGGCGGGTACCACGTGTTGGACGAGTCCACGTTGTACATTAGCGACCAACGGCCTACCACCCGACAGCTGTGGAAGCAGCCGATCGGGATTCTCGAGGTCGGGATACTTAGCGCGAACGGGCTTCTCCCCATGAAAGTGCGGGACGGGAGGGGTACCACGGACGCATACTGTGTGGCCAAATACGGCCACAAGTGGGTCCGTACGCGGACGGTAGTAGAGAGCTTTAGTCCAAAATGGAACGAGCAGTACACGTGGGAGGTGTACGACCCGTGCACGGTGGTCACGCTAGGCGTGTTGGATAATTGCCACTTAGCGGGCGGGAACGGAAGGGACTCGAGAATCGGGAAGGTCCGGATCCGGCTATCGACACTAGAGACGGATAAAATCTACACACATTCATATCCATTGCTAGTCCTACAACCCTCAGGATTGAAGAAAATGGGAGAGTTGCATCTTGCATTTAGGTTTACTTGCATTTCATTAACACAAATCATATACTTATATAGTAGGCCACTATTGCCAAAAATGCATTACATTCAACCATTCACAATAAGTCAATTagataaattgagaaatgaagCAATGAAGATTGTTGCATCAAGATTAGGGAGAGCAGAGCCTCCCCTGAGAAAAGAAGTGGTAGAATACATGCTAGATGTAGACTCTCACATGTGGAGCATGCGGCGTAGCAAGGCCAATTTCTTCCGAATCGCCTCCTTCTTCTCGGGCCTAATCGCCACGAGCAGGTGGATAACACAAGTTTGTCAATGGAAGAATCCGATCACCACCGTTCTAGTCCACGTCCTCCTATGCATCCTCGTGTGCTACCCGGAGCTAATCCTCCCCACCGGCTTCCTCTACATGTTTTTCATCGCGGTGTGGAACTTTAGGCTCCGGGCTAGCCACCCTCCGCACATGGACACAAAAATGTCTTGGGCGGAGGGAGTGCATCCGGACGAGCTTGATGAGGAATTTGACACGTTCCCAACATCTAGACCACAGGACGTGGTCCGGATGAGGTATGATCGAGTTAGGAGCGTGGCCGGGAGGATACAGACCGTGGCGGGGGATATGGCGACACAAGGAGAGAGGTTTCTTGCATTGCTAAGCTGGAGGGATCCAAGAGCAACCACCATTTTCCTACTAGTTTGCCTTTGTGCAGCTGTTGTTCTCTTTGTTACTCCTTTCAAGATTGTTACTCTTTTGGTAGGCTTGTTTTTGCTTAGGCATCCAAGATTTAGGAGCAAGATGCCTTCAGCTCCGAGCAGCTTCTTCCGTCGATTACCCGCTCGAACCGATAGCATGTTGTAG
- the LOC125213274 gene encoding FT-interacting protein 3, protein MQRPPHEDFSLKETKPHLGGGKVTGDKLTSTYDLVEQMQYLYVRVVKAKDLPGKDVSGSCDPYVEVRLGNYKGTTRHFEKKSNPEWNQVFAFSKDRIQASVLEVSVKDKDVVKDDFIGRVVFDLNEIPKRVPPDSPLAPQWYRLEDRKSEKAKGELMLAVWMGTQADEAFPEAWHSDAATVSGADGLANIRSKVYLSPKLWYLRVNVIEAQDLQPSDKGRFPEVYVKAILGNQALRTRVSMSKSINPLWNEDLMFVAAEPFEEPLILSVEDRVAPNKDEVLGRCGIPLQYVDRRLDHKPVNTRWFNLEKHIIVEGEKKKDMKFASKIHMRICLEGGYHVLDESTHYSSDLRPTAKVLWKSSIGVLELGILNAQGLSPMKTKDGRATTDAYCVAKYGQKWVRTRTIIDSFSPKWNEQYTWEVYDPCTVVTIGVFDNGHLHGGDKNGRDSRIGKVRIRLSTLETDRVYTHSYPLLVLHPSGVKKMGEIHLAVRFTCSSLVNMMHLYSQPLLPKMHYIHPLTVSQLDSLRHQATQIVSMRLNRAEPPLRKEVVEYMLDVGSHMWSMRRSKANFFRIMGVMSGLVAVGKWFDQICNWKNPITTVLIHILFLILVMYPELILPTVFLYLFLIGVWYYRWRPRHPPHMDTRLSCADNAHPDELDEEFDTFPTSRPADIVRMRYDRLRSIAGRIQTVVGDLATQGERLQNLLSWRDPRATALFVIFCLISASVLYVTPFQVVALLGGFYVLRHPRFRYKLPSVPLNFFRRLPARTDCML, encoded by the coding sequence ATGCAGAGGCCACCGCACGAAGATTTCTCGTTGAAGGAAACCAAACCCCACCTCGGAGGGGGGAAGGTGACCGGTGATAAGCTGACGAGCACCTATGACCTCGTTGAGCAAATGCAGTACCTCTACGTACGTGTTGTGAAGGCAAAAGATTTACCTGGAAAGGATGTTTCCGGTAGTTGTGATCCATATGTTGAGGTTAGGCTCGGAAACTACAAGGGCACAACCCGTCATTTCGAGAAAAAGTCGAACCCTGAGTGGAATCAGGTGTTTGCCTTCTCGAAGGACCGAATCCAGGCCTCTGTTCTTGAAGTTTCTGTGAAAGATAAGGATGTTGTGAAGGATGACTTTATTGGCCGGGTTGTGTTCGATCTGAATGAGATCCCGAAAAGGGTTCCTCCCGACAGCCCCCTGGCCCCGCAGTGGTATAGGTTGGAGGATAGGAAGAGTGAGAAGGCGAAGGGCGAGCTCATGCTGGCTGTCTGGATGGGCACACAGGCCGACGAGGCATTCCCAGAGGCGTGGCACTCGGATGCTGCGACGGTCAGTGGTGCTGACGGTCTTGCAAATATCAGGTCGAAGGTCTATCTCTCGCCTAAGCTCTGGTACCTGAGAGTAAACGTGATTGAAGCTCAGGACTTGCAGCCCAGCGACAAAGGTCGTTTTCCCGAGGTTTATGTGAAGGCCATTCTAGGGAACCAAGCACTGAGAACACGAGTTTCGATGAGCAAAAGTATCAATCCTCTGTGGAATGAGGATTTGATGTTCGTGGCTGCAGAGCCTTTTGAGGAGCCACTGATTTTGAGTGTGGAAGACCGTGTTGCTCCCAACAAAGACGAGGTTTTGGGAAGATGTGGTATCCCGTTGCAGTATGTGGACAGGAGGTTGGATCACAAGCCCGTGAATACGAGGTGGTTTAATCTGGAGAAACATATTATAGTCGAAGGCGAAAAGAAAAAGGACATGAAGTTTGCCAGCAAGATTCATATGAGAATTTGTCTTGAAGGCGGTTATCACGTCTTGGACGAATCCACTCACTACAGCAGCGATCTTAGGCCGACTGCTAAAGTGCTATGGAAGTCGAGCATTGGTGTTCTCGAGTTGGGGATTTTGAACGCGCAGGGGCTTTCACCGATGAAAACAAAGGATGGGAGGGCGACGACTGATGCTTATTGTGTTGCCAAATACGGACAGAAGTGGGTCAGGACTAGGACAATCATCGACAGCTTTTCTCCTAAATGGAACGAGCAGTACACTTGGGAGGTGTACGATCCTTGCACTGTCGTAACCATTGGTGTGTTTGATAATGGCCATTTGCATGGTGGGGATAAAAACGGAAGGGATTCAAGAATCGGGAAGGTCAGGATTCGCCTTTCGACTTTGGAAACGGATCGTGTGTACACTCATTCGTATCCTCTTCTCGTCTTGCATCCATCTGGGGTGAAGAAGATGGGAGAAATCCATTTAGCCGTGCGTTTCACTTGCTCGTCTCTGGTAAACATGATGCATCTGTACTCGCAGCCGCTGCTGCCTAAAATGCACTACATCCACCCATTAACCGTTAGCCAGCTCGATAGCTTGAGGCACCAGGCGACTCAGATCGTCTCGATGAGGCTGAATCGGGCTGAGCCGCCTCTCAGAAAGGAGGTGGTCGAGTATATGCTCGACGTGGGGTCTCACATGTGGAGCATGAGGCGGAGCAAAGCCAACTTCTTCCGTATCATGGGCGTGATGAGCGGGCTGGTCGCTGTCGGGAAATGGTTCGATCAGATCTGCAACTGGAAGAACCCGATCACCACCGTGCTCATCCACATCCTGTTTCTGATCCTCGTTATGTACCCCGAGTTGATCTTGCCGACGGTCTTCCTCTACCTGTTTCTGATCGGGGTGTGGTACTACCGGTGGAGGCCGAGGCACCCGCCCCACATGGACACTCGCCTCTCCTGCGCCGACAACGCCCATCCCGACGAGCTCGATGAGGAGTTCGACACATTCCCGACCTCCCGCCCAGCGGACATAGTGCGGATGAGGTACGACCGTCTCCGGAGCATCGCAGGGCGGATCCAGACCGTCGTGGGCGACTTGGCGACGCAGGGGGAGAGGCTGCAGAACCTGCTCAGCTGGAGGGACCCTCGCGCGACAGCCCTGTTTGTCATCTTCTGCTTGATCTCGGCTTCCGTCCTCTATGTCACGCCGTTCCAAGTTGTGGCGCTCCTCGGCGGATTCTATGTCTTGAGACATCCTAGGTTCCGGTACAAGCTCCCGTCCGTGCCCCTCAACTTCTTCCGGAGGCTGCCTGCGAGGACGGACTGCATGTTGTGA